From Platichthys flesus chromosome 7, fPlaFle2.1, whole genome shotgun sequence:
CCATCTCCCATCCCACTAATCCTGAGAAGCTGATCTAGATCGTGAGCGAGATCTTGAACGGGACTTTGAGCGGGAGACTGAGCGCTTCTCCATAGACTTGGATCGGCGGTCATCCTCCCGGGGGGATGGGGAGCGGGAGGCAGATTTTGCAGCACGCTCCTCCTTCCCGTTCTCTACTGGGGAAGCTGATCGACTGCGGGACTTCTTGTCAACGGCCATCTCCTTTGAGCGACTGCGAGAATCACGCTCCGACTTTGCCTTGGAACGGCTCTTGGAACGGCTCTTAGAACGAGACTTGGATTTCCGGTCAGGTGAGTGGGAGCGTGAATGAGATTTGGATTTGCGGGAACGAGAGTGTGACCTGCGATTGCGAGAATGAGATTTTCTTTCTCCTGACTTGGAGCGAGACTTCCTTCCAGTTCTGGAGTCGGATTGATTCCTCTTGTTGACAGGGGAACGAGATCTGTAAtcaataaaatacatgtttatctATTGCTTTGTGATTTGAAGATCAGATTAAACAAATTTTGATTAACACAAGAGACAATACACAGACTCCACACTACACTTTTATCTGTCAGTGCAATAAATCAATACATAGGGTCTTTATCCGTTTTCTTTTGCTGTGCTATCTAGATTAGGGAGATCCTCACCTTGAGTGGGATCTGGAGCGACTCCTGGAGCGACTCCTGCTCCTGCGGCTCCTACTACGGGAGCGGCGGCGACTGCGAGATCTGAGGATGAGTTAAGGAGAAAGTTAAAAGATGCACATTAATGCTACATGCAAAAAACGGTTGCCAGTGTGCCAGCAACACACAGTTTACAGCACAGCCTAGTGTGTCCCCAGTTAGTTAAATTATTGAGGGCTGTATTGATCGTACCTGGAGCGACTGCCAGAGCAGGATCTTCGTTTACGGGGTCGTTCCTCCACAAGACGAATCTTCCGCCCGTTGATGTCTGTTCCGTCCAGCTTGTCCAGTGCCCTCTTCATGTCCGATTGAGAGCGGAACTCGATCACTCCCTCATTGGTGCGCTCTTTGTGGGCGTCTGCATAGGTAACTTCCCCCGCCTGGCGCATAAAGTCCTGGAGGGCAGAGACATTTTTAGTAGAGGaaaaaacatatacacaccAACAGTCTGATGTGAATCACCTTAACCAAACTGAAGTGAAACAGACTGTGACCAATCGTGTACCTTTAGGTCTTGCCAACTGCAGCGGCTTGACAAGTTCTCAACGACGAGACGGTACTCAGTACGGACTGGGGGTCCATACTTCTCCCTGCCAGTGTGGGTCCGGCTGCTGTAACCACCACTGCCTTTAAAAACACGACACATTGACAAAGTTAGAACCAACAAAAATGGCCACGTCACTTCTGACTACTGTGGGTTATCAAATGAACACATGAAGTTACTTGAAAGAATAAGACCAAGGAAGTAAAAATTTGAACTTAAAGAAAGAGTAGCTCTGATCCCACTTTCAGATTTGGTGATCAACAGCCACTATTGTTCAGTATGTCCAAGTTGCACTCTGCTGCAAAGAACACCACTGCATCCATGTCAGGCTATACAAAGCCTGTCTTACGTTGATGCATCACACTGTGATGCTTTAGTTGCATTAAGAAATGGACAGTGATGTTCTTTCTAGACCCCTGAACCCTGTAACAAACAAAGGAGGCACCCACATAGGTTACGGTCGAGGACACTGTTCAATCAAATTAAGGGAGAATGGTGTAGTGAAACACGTTCACCAATCTTTTGATATAGTCGCTAGACCAAATATCagtctgaaaatgttttccacTTACAGCATCTCTTCTGATTTTAAGTTATTTACCAGAGCCGGTCCACTTATGTTTGCTGTCAACATAGAAACCAATGGCAATTCTCACCATCACCCCTGGTCTATTGGCAAAAGGCTGCTGTCATCATGGCTTCCGGTTAGGTCAGCCAAGGATCAAGGGGGgcaaaggtcacacacacattgtaagGTGAAAGCCAAGGCCAAACGGGACAGGCAGTCATCTTAGCCAGTCATCTTTAGCCTCAATGGACTCTCAGCCGCAACTGGACTCTTTCAAATTGAAACATCAAGGACGTTTGTTAATgttgaatatgaaaataaatatatatatatatattatattataaaccAAAGTTAGAAATACACATTTCACAAGAAAATGTTAGTCTAGCTAAATCGTTCAAGCTAAAACTACACTAGCTGTGTTCTCGGTCAAATGTGATGGCTTCTCTTCCGTGTTGCAAAAATAAATTTTGTTTGCAACACATAAGAGAAGTCAAGCCTTTAAAAACAAGGCTCACCATCATCCAAAAGAAGTTTGAAAACCATACTGGCACCTTATTTACAAATTACTTTAACCAACTCTATCTTTGCAGTCTAAGTAAGAGTTCTTTTTGGGGGCTCCAACTTGCAGCTTTTTGTTTATACCCAATAATGAACCACAGAAATATTGCGTGTGGCTCAGACGGGAGGAGCAAAAGCCTGCAGGCCACCAACCCTGGATAGTCAAAACAAAGAACAACTGGTCTCCAAAAGGAGATTAGGGGCAAAGTTAAGATTCCCTGAGTGACAAAAGTAGATCAGTGCTGatttcatttgacattttctccATAGTCAGGGTTTACACGTCAAATAAATGGGATTATTCTTGAGCATTGGGTAGCTATTGGTGTAACTGTTTAAGAGTGCATGCAATCTGAATAGTAATAGTAACTGTGGTAGTAATATAACCTAGGGATTCAATGTGTGGTTGGTTATAAACCGTTGTCAGTGTAACCTGGCAATTATATGAAAAGATTAAACATCTGTAAACCTGAGCTGCAGGTCTGCACAACGGCGCCAAAGTGACTCCACtaaacagctgtgtgtgcagGCCACATCCGACACCTCGCCccggggagaggggggggtaTCTAGTAATAGACTCCACTTACTGCGGCCACCATCGCGATCCCCTCCGCGATCGCCTCCGCCGCGACCACCTCTATCGCCGCCGCCGTAACCCCCACCCTGGCCATCTCGGTCTCGCCGCGGCCCGCGGGCATGTTCGACGATCACCCGCTCCCCGCACAGCTCCTTCCCGTTCAGCTCATACACGGCATCGTCGGCGTCCCGGTTATCTTCAAACTCCACGAATCCATAGCTAGATGCGGAGAACAATTATAAAACATGGCGTaagaacaaataaattaaaaatcaaCAGGTTCAATCCCAGTGCGTTAGATCAGCCCGCTATGGTGCGGCTAGCTAGGTATGGTTAGCATGGCCTGCTAGCTCCGCGCTCTAGCAAACACAAAGACGACATGTTGGCCATGCGACATTTGCCACACGGCTGAGAACAATGTCGAGGACGTGAAGCACATTTAAACTCAAAAGAATAATATCACAGCAAATCAAACACACGAAGAAACATTGCAAGCTAACTCGAATATTAAACTAAACATACATTTGCTTTATATCGTAGATTTTTTTACTCGGGCTGCACAGTCGTCGTTAGCATGAGAGGCTAGCAAACGTTAGCTATTCTCAGAAAAACTCACCCGTTCTTTAGATCGACTTCGTTGAGTTTCCCATATCCGCTGAAAAATCGCTGGATGTCTTTTTCGCGGACATTATAGCTCAGTCGCCCGATGTACACCCGAGGCATGGTCTTCCGCGTTTAGTTGGTGTAGTTTCGGATAGTTGATCTTCACAGGTCGTTGTGGAGAGGGCCGATGCCGCCGTGCAGAGTGAGATTAGCAGTTAGCGTCTCCGCTAACATATTGTCTCTGACGACACAAGACAAGCCAATCAACGGCAGGCTAGAGGTGACGTTCTTCCGGAACGgagtttcaaattaaaagctccAGAatagagagggatggagggatggatggatagacagatTTACTTTATTGATACCAGACAGGGAAATTGTTGTGTTACAGCGGCATgtaaagagcaaagaaaaaatagTTATTGCAGAAGGCGACAAAAGAGACAAGCATGCAAAATTGCAGTAGTTGTTTGAAAGGTAAATTTATCAATATCAGTAGAAGATAAATTCACTGTGGCTGCAAAAGCAATCAGAGAGTTTTGGTGTGAACAGGAACTATAGGGCTCATGGTTTTGAGGGTTGGCCTTTTGACAGACTACgactcctcacctctcctcacctccGTGGGCAGGAAGGAGTCCTTGCGGAGGCGGGGCtgaaccatagatatatatctatgggCGAAACCAGTTCGTTGGAGAAAGTGATCCTCTGGCTGTCCACTAGGTGGTGAAAAGGGTGCTCGTGGTTGTCCATGATCGAGGACAGTTTGTTCAATGCCCTCCTCATTATCACCACTTCGGAAGAGTTCAGATACACATGCGGAGATTTCATAGTTTTCCCTAGAACCCAAAACTCCtcatttcaatttgaatttgattgaGGTGAAATTAATgagaacatttttttatatttgatcatttattagggcctgagcactgacaggcactgacagtcagtgaaattgaaattgtaaggattattatatattataagttattctgaccgatcttcacaaaaatcgatacacatgtgtatcatGATCAGACAAACCAAAAAGTCTACAGGTGCAATTgtaaaaacgcaacaggaagcctgctatgttgcatttagtggccattttggccagattccacatttttactttgaggttcTTGTACCAGGGCTTCCATCAGATCAACAAAAACCCATTGATATGGATTAAAGCCCTAGGCGGCCCTTGTCCAGCTCTTATACGAAATTGAAAAAGTTCAAATTTCCTTTATTCTCTGCACAAGTATGTGTTCACATTTAGAGTATCTGACTCTGGTCTTGCATTTCGCTATGTAATCgcatagtttttattttgaaacatacaaattatttcaatataataAGTGTATTTTCTGTGTAGCCATTCTGATTCATAAAAAGTGATGTAGGTTGTAAATGTAGTAGGTTCAGCCCAAACCTGGAGGATCACAGGTTTTTAGCAATCATAGATGGTTAAAATATATCTAAAACAGTATCAGTTCTGTCGGTAGTTTGCTACATACTGTTTGTGTAAAAGGCTGTTGCCCGCTCCAattaatacataatgtattcgATATGACAGGATTCAACAGTTGCGTTCTGTACATACGAAACTGTAGTGCAGATGTAAAGTACAGAGAAAGCagtaatggagagagagaataagattttatttttgtaaaaaccAGGTTTTAAAATGATTCCAGTCAGACCATATCCACTTTTTTCCAAACAAGAGAAGCAGCATCGTTGGTCTGAAACTCTTCATATACTTGCTAGCCTGTGTTGAGCTTCTTGATTCACACTTGAAATTGATGACCCGTGTTCGTTTTCAGAGACCGTCATTAGCTCAAGAATTCTGCTCTTATtgggaaaaatattttttataaattttcaCATCTTTCTAATCAAATATTTAGAGTTTGACAAATTGTGTTATCATAAACTTTTGAAATCAAAGAAATGATCAAGTAAACAGCTGTTCTTCAATGATTCAAAagcactcaaacacactttctAATTCTGGCTCACATACTTCGTCTCTAAGTCTTCAGTGAGAAGGCGCTCCCGCTACCATCCACCCCTGCAAGTTTTACTTTGTTATTTTCTCCTGTAAAACAATCTTTCTGTATGTTCTCCAGCCTGGTGACTTTGATTTTTATCTTTGTTAAGCTACAGCAAAAATTGACTCTGGAGTGGCAGTTTTGTGATTCAGGGCCAGACcaggcacagaaacacaactttcAGATAAACCAATGTTGAGCTCAAGCAAAAAGAAGTGAACTGTTGTTGCAGAAATTACAATTTGGCTGGTTAGATGGAgaaatgtattcatgtgtgttgTATGCAAGGGAGGACCAGAATGAATGCGGAAGAATACGAGTTGAATCAGGGTTTTCTTGCAGGAATCAAGAATCACAGCAAATGGGAAGAAAATTAAACCGTGGAGGGTTTATCAGCCAGATAACAAATCAAATCCAACAGTGTATGTGGAGAAACATCATCTGTCTACAACACCCTGAACCCCATGCATCACCTTCAGATACTCTCTAACTTCCTGCCTGGTCAGGCCATGACCCAGCTAACAGACAGCCAAACCCTCCCGCAGTTCGATTCAGAGAGTCCTTTTAGCAAATCAAGGGGCATCCCGTCCCAGCTCCCGCCCTTCTGACGAGGAaaggggaggcagagagaggagcgggGAGCCCTGTTTTGTTGGCCTTTAGTTGGCTTTGGCGCGGAGCTGCGCCCTCTTGCCCGTCACAGCCTGGAAACCGGTCTTGATGCTGGCGACTGAGCAGCGGGAATGGCAGGTCTCACACTGCAAGAAATAGAGGCGAGTGTCTTTCTGCAGGATGGTCTCTGGGGAGCGGCAGGTGTGACACGTCACGTATTCCTCTGCAGGGGAGAACACAGTTATTAGCATTGCAGGAAACAAGTGGTCCCGATGCTTTTATTGGGGAGAAAAACACTCAAGGAGCATTTCATTGTCTGTTGCCCCATATCATTTCATTGTAGCTACTACTGCTGTGTcgcagctgctggtggagacAATCAAAGTTCAATTCAATACAAGAGGACAAATACCTGCATTCCCCTCTTTGAATAGTCTAAACGAGGACCCAGAGTTGTGATGAATGATTACGAATAAATTAATCAATCCCATTTATACGTTTATCATATGGATGGGTTACATTTACATCTTAGACGTAGTTTAATGTGAAATTAGAAACCTATCATCCAGTTGAACCTTGTAGGAGTTTATGTTGTAATCATAGTTTAATGATTGAATGTAGGTCGCCAATTTGAACAATTTCATTCAAGAATTTGACTCCTGAAGCTGAAGTCATGTGGATGGTGGATGA
This genomic window contains:
- the LOC133956290 gene encoding serine/arginine-rich splicing factor 6-like, whose product is MPRVYIGRLSYNVREKDIQRFFSGYGKLNEVDLKNGYGFVEFEDNRDADDAVYELNGKELCGERVIVEHARGPRRDRDGQGGGYGGGDRGGRGGGDRGGDRDGGRSSGGYSSRTHTGREKYGPPVRTEYRLVVENLSSRCSWQDLKDFMRQAGEVTYADAHKERTNEGVIEFRSQSDMKRALDKLDGTDINGRKIRLVEERPRKRRSCSGSRSRSRSRRRSRSRSRRSRSRSRSRSRSHSRSRSPVNKRNQSDSRTGRKSRSKSGERKSHSRNRRSHSRSRKSKSHSRSHSPDRKSKSRSKSRSKSRSKAKSERDSRSRSKEMAVDKKSRSRSASPVENGKEERAAKSASRSPSPREDDRRSKSMEKRSVSRSKSRSRSRSRSRSASQD